One Candidatus Dadabacteria bacterium genomic region harbors:
- a CDS encoding aminodeoxychorismate/anthranilate synthase component II — protein sequence MILMIDNYDSFTYNLVHYFCELGAEVSTRRNDAITTDEVEELAPEMIVISPGPCSPDKAGISLELVKRFAGKTPILGVCLGHQAVAQAFGARIERAKRLLHGKTSDILHGGGGVFKGLPSPFRATRYHSLIVDPPSLPDYFEVTAWTDEDEIMGIRHKGFSGGGRLEGVQFHPESVLTEHGMELLKNFMEGGGKCSALRPV from the coding sequence ATGATTTTAATGATAGACAATTACGACTCTTTCACCTACAACCTTGTTCACTATTTCTGCGAACTGGGCGCGGAGGTTTCCACCCGCCGCAATGACGCCATAACAACGGATGAGGTGGAAGAACTTGCCCCGGAGATGATAGTCATATCGCCGGGCCCGTGCTCTCCCGACAAGGCGGGGATTTCGCTTGAACTGGTGAAAAGGTTTGCCGGGAAGACACCCATCCTCGGCGTCTGCCTCGGTCATCAGGCGGTTGCCCAGGCGTTCGGGGCGCGCATAGAGAGGGCAAAGCGGCTTCTTCACGGCAAGACCTCCGACATACTCCACGGCGGCGGCGGCGTGTTCAAAGGGCTTCCCAGCCCGTTTCGCGCCACAAGGTATCACTCGCTCATCGTTGACCCGCCTTCCCTTCCCGATTATTTTGAAGTAACGGCGTGGACGGATGAGGACGAGATAATGGGCATAAGACACAAGGGCTTTTCCGGCGGGGGCAGGCTTGAAGGGGTTCAGTTTCATCCCGAATCCGTCCTGACAGAGCACGGAATGGAACTGCTTAAAAACTTTATGGAGGGAGGCGGAAAATGCTCCGCCCTTCGGCCCGTCTGA
- the trpE gene encoding anthranilate synthase component I, which yields MITPSFTEFKKKLKHGNLIPVWDEIPQVDDTPVSVFAKIDRSEHSFLFESADGTDKWARHSFLGSGSNCIFRARGRSVEIIENGSARTETGDPFELLRKLLGRYKFVADPGVAPFSGGAVGHMNYDAVRLIEDLPASKPDLLGVWDLHFAVTFSVLIFDNTNSSVKIVVCAHCPDPGRAKEVYDSATKEIERLKSAVAAPPPRSSAPARDGGAGAPSSNFERADFESAVAAVKEYIRAGDIIQAVISQRWHTPLDVKPLALYRALRELNPSPYMFLLKTGGQTLVGASPEVMVRKTGAVVESRPIAGTRPRGADAAADDALARQLLADEKERAEHIMLVDLARNDLGRVAKPGTVKVDSFMKVERYSHVMHMTSNVRGEIAPGRDMIDLVKAVFPAGTLSGAPKVRAMEIIDEIEPSTRGPYGGAVGYMSFSGDMDTCIAIRTFLIKDGSIYFQAGAGIVADSDPAKEYEETVNKARALIKALEKARSVK from the coding sequence GTGATAACTCCTTCCTTTACAGAGTTCAAAAAGAAACTGAAACACGGAAACCTGATTCCCGTATGGGACGAGATACCGCAAGTTGACGACACGCCCGTATCCGTGTTTGCCAAGATAGACAGGTCGGAGCATTCGTTTCTTTTTGAAAGCGCGGACGGCACGGACAAGTGGGCGCGCCACAGTTTTCTGGGGTCGGGCTCAAACTGCATTTTCCGCGCCAGAGGGCGGAGTGTTGAGATCATTGAAAACGGCTCGGCGCGAACCGAAACGGGCGACCCGTTTGAACTTCTGCGGAAACTTCTGGGAAGATACAAGTTTGTGGCGGACCCCGGCGTTGCCCCCTTTTCCGGCGGCGCGGTGGGCCATATGAACTATGACGCCGTGCGGCTGATTGAAGACCTGCCCGCAAGCAAGCCCGACCTGCTTGGAGTCTGGGACTTGCACTTTGCCGTTACCTTTTCCGTCCTCATTTTTGACAACACAAACAGTAGCGTGAAAATCGTTGTCTGCGCCCACTGCCCCGATCCCGGGCGCGCAAAAGAGGTTTACGACTCCGCCACGAAGGAGATAGAGCGGCTGAAAAGCGCGGTTGCCGCCCCCCCGCCCCGGAGTTCCGCTCCCGCGCGGGACGGCGGCGCGGGAGCGCCGTCATCCAATTTTGAGAGGGCGGACTTTGAAAGCGCGGTCGCCGCAGTGAAGGAATACATACGCGCGGGCGACATAATACAGGCGGTAATATCGCAGAGGTGGCATACCCCCCTTGATGTGAAGCCGCTCGCTCTTTACCGCGCGCTGAGGGAACTCAACCCGTCTCCCTACATGTTTCTGCTGAAAACCGGCGGACAGACGCTTGTCGGCGCGTCTCCCGAAGTGATGGTCAGAAAAACCGGCGCCGTTGTGGAGAGCCGCCCCATTGCCGGGACCCGCCCGAGGGGCGCGGACGCCGCCGCCGATGACGCGCTCGCCCGCCAGCTTCTTGCCGATGAAAAGGAGCGCGCGGAACACATAATGCTTGTGGACCTGGCGCGCAACGACCTTGGAAGGGTCGCAAAGCCCGGCACGGTCAAGGTGGATTCCTTTATGAAGGTTGAGAGGTATTCGCACGTGATGCACATGACATCCAATGTGAGGGGCGAGATCGCCCCCGGGCGCGACATGATTGATTTGGTGAAGGCGGTGTTTCCGGCGGGCACGCTCAGCGGCGCGCCCAAGGTCCGGGCGATGGAGATAATAGACGAGATAGAGCCGAGCACGAGGGGCCCCTACGGCGGCGCGGTGGGCTATATGAGTTTTTCGGGCGATATGGACACGTGCATCGCCATCAGGACTTTCCTGATTAAGGACGGCTCAATATACTTTCAGGCGGGCGCGGGAATTGTGGCGGATTCCGACCCCGCAAAGGAATACGAGGAGACGGTCAACAAAGCGAGGGCGCTGATTAAGGCGCTTGAAAAGGCGCGGAGTGTAAAATAA
- the thiD gene encoding bifunctional hydroxymethylpyrimidine kinase/phosphomethylpyrimidine kinase: MRSALSIAGFDSSDGAGLSADLKTFSALGVRGSAVCVCLTAQTGGGVRAAEKTPTALIDAMFAAAVEAGAPDAAKTGMLFDEETVIAVCRNIRDYSLGNIVADPVMKSSSGSPLLTDGGVEALKKELLPLCDFVTPNTEEAGRFCGGAVESEDDMETAARAIGAFGARAVIITGGHLPGSEVCDLLFSGGRSHKIRRKREGGSARGTGCVFSSALCAFLARGLDEKEAVARAGDFVSDMIRRERNS, translated from the coding sequence ATGCGTAGCGCGCTCTCAATAGCCGGTTTTGATTCCTCGGACGGCGCGGGTCTCAGCGCCGACTTGAAAACATTTTCCGCCCTCGGCGTCCGGGGAAGCGCGGTGTGCGTCTGCCTGACGGCGCAGACCGGCGGCGGGGTTCGGGCGGCGGAAAAAACCCCGACCGCCCTTATAGACGCCATGTTCGCCGCCGCTGTGGAGGCGGGAGCGCCGGACGCGGCAAAAACGGGAATGCTGTTTGACGAGGAAACGGTCATCGCCGTGTGCCGCAACATAAGGGACTATTCCCTCGGCAATATAGTGGCGGACCCCGTTATGAAATCCTCCTCCGGCTCGCCCCTGCTGACTGACGGCGGCGTGGAGGCGCTCAAAAAAGAGTTGCTCCCGCTGTGCGACTTTGTTACGCCCAACACCGAGGAGGCGGGCAGGTTTTGCGGCGGGGCGGTGGAAAGCGAGGATGACATGGAAACCGCAGCGCGCGCCATAGGGGCGTTCGGGGCGCGCGCGGTCATCATAACGGGCGGGCATTTGCCGGGAAGCGAGGTTTGCGACTTGCTGTTTTCCGGCGGGCGGTCTCATAAAATCAGGCGCAAAAGGGAGGGCGGGAGCGCGCGCGGAACGGGCTGTGTGTTCTCGTCCGCCCTCTGCGCGTTTCTTGCAAGGGGGCTGGACGAAAAAGAGGCGGTCGCAAGGGCGGGGGATTTTGTGTCCGATATGATAAGGCGGGAGCGGAACTCTTGA
- a CDS encoding OB-fold domain-containing protein yields the protein MGEPQIFMPELFREDEEGRVRLVAGYCPESKNWTFPRYLADPVSFTDNIEEKLLSPTGVLHSFTVVRRHMKEYENVIPFVLALVDFPETVRVMAQVETKDFDALTFGEEMAVTTGIIRKAADGSDVVSYKFIPVREMK from the coding sequence ATGGGAGAACCGCAGATATTTATGCCCGAACTTTTCAGGGAGGATGAGGAGGGGAGAGTCCGCCTTGTCGCCGGATACTGCCCGGAGTCAAAGAACTGGACATTCCCCCGGTATCTTGCCGACCCGGTGAGTTTCACCGATAACATTGAGGAAAAACTGCTGAGCCCCACCGGGGTTCTTCACTCTTTCACAGTCGTGCGCAGGCACATGAAGGAATATGAGAATGTGATTCCATTTGTGCTTGCCCTTGTTGATTTCCCTGAGACCGTGCGCGTTATGGCGCAGGTTGAGACCAAGGATTTTGACGCGCTGACCTTCGGCGAAGAGATGGCGGTTACCACCGGCATCATAAGAAAAGCCGCCGACGGCAGCGATGTGGTTTCCTACAAATTCATCCCCGTGCGGGAAATGAAGTAA
- a CDS encoding DUF192 domain-containing protein has product MKGAAFFVFCLTAVLWARPAAADFHFRSDCGGVARPPLEKTTVLLSGAGARAEVRAEVASSAKDKALGLMCRRNLPDGSGMLFVFDSPVSGGFWMLNTYIDLDILYIGEDGNVVRAVRMKKCPRGVFESKRRWERRCFAEAGKYAPGAEYTAALELPAGFLKRKGLVPGKTIRAEW; this is encoded by the coding sequence TTGAAAGGCGCGGCGTTTTTTGTTTTCTGCCTGACGGCGGTTTTGTGGGCGCGACCAGCGGCGGCGGACTTTCACTTCCGGTCTGACTGCGGGGGGGTTGCCCGCCCGCCGCTTGAAAAGACAACCGTGCTGCTCTCAGGCGCGGGGGCGCGGGCGGAAGTCCGCGCGGAGGTTGCGTCCTCCGCCAAAGACAAAGCCCTCGGCCTGATGTGCAGAAGAAATTTGCCTGACGGAAGCGGGATGCTGTTTGTGTTTGACTCCCCCGTGTCGGGCGGATTCTGGATGCTCAACACTTACATAGATCTGGACATTCTCTACATAGGAGAAGACGGAAATGTTGTCCGGGCGGTGAGGATGAAGAAGTGTCCGCGCGGGGTTTTTGAGAGCAAGCGGCGGTGGGAGCGGCGGTGTTTTGCGGAGGCGGGAAAATACGCGCCCGGCGCTGAATACACCGCCGCCCTTGAACTTCCGGCGGGATTTTTGAAAAGGAAGGGGCTTGTGCCCGGCAAGACCATCAGGGCTGAGTGGTAG
- the folK gene encoding 2-amino-4-hydroxy-6-hydroxymethyldihydropteridine diphosphokinase: MSGARIFIGIGTNLGDREANCVRALLHVSSFASVVKVSPLFETEPVGVEDEQPFFMNAVAELEGAPAPEDLLMKLQEVERAMGRREKGNNRPRIIDLDILFYGGEVIESGGLRIPHPLARERRFILEPLALIAPGFTHPETGETVAEMLAGVKDNFRVEMKESRFFPHPGVENCP; the protein is encoded by the coding sequence TTGAGCGGGGCGCGAATCTTTATCGGAATAGGAACAAACCTTGGCGACAGGGAGGCAAACTGCGTCCGCGCGCTTTTGCATGTGTCATCTTTTGCGTCTGTCGTAAAGGTCTCGCCCCTGTTTGAAACCGAGCCGGTGGGCGTGGAGGATGAACAGCCGTTTTTTATGAATGCGGTCGCGGAGTTGGAGGGCGCGCCCGCTCCGGAAGACCTGCTGATGAAACTTCAGGAGGTTGAAAGGGCAATGGGGCGGCGGGAAAAGGGAAACAACAGACCGAGAATAATTGATCTTGACATACTGTTTTACGGGGGCGAAGTGATTGAAAGCGGGGGGTTGCGAATTCCCCACCCGCTTGCCCGTGAAAGGCGTTTTATTCTTGAGCCGTTAGCCCTCATTGCGCCCGGTTTCACTCACCCGGAAACGGGCGAAACAGTTGCGGAGATGCTTGCGGGCGTTAAAGACAACTTCAGGGTTGAGATGAAAGAGAGCCGTTTTTTTCCACATCCGGGTGTGGAAAACTGCCCCTGA
- a CDS encoding phosphomannomutase/phosphoglucomutase, with the protein MSGNMQNIFREYDIRGTVGDQINEETVFAIGRSYGARARREGAETVAVGRDCRPDSEKLAAALADGITGEGVNVVDIGLVSTPMLYFSIFDMDLGGGAVVTASHNPPEYNGLKLCMGKSAMFGDDIRALATSPPPSRVGRGKKSEADITGRYADFLCENVRVERGIEFAYDCGNGTGGIAAPLVFEKLGCRAEGLFTEPDGTFPNHHPDPSVEENLADLIAAVRDKNLPLGMAFDGDADRLGVVDGGGDVVRGDMLTLIFALDIAAGVPGAKIIGDVKCSKLLFELSEKSGAEAIMWKTGHSLMKKKLTDEKADLAGEMSGHIFFGDRFPGYDDALYAGVRLLEIVSKTGKSPSGLLADVPPLFSTPEIRADCPDDKKFGAAERVKTLIAERFPEAKIVDIDGVRAEFPGGWGLVRASNTQPALVLRFEAESEKRLGEIRGAVERAVAEAMEG; encoded by the coding sequence ATGAGTGGAAACATGCAAAACATCTTCAGAGAGTACGACATCAGGGGAACGGTGGGAGACCAGATAAACGAGGAGACGGTCTTCGCCATTGGGCGGTCATACGGCGCGAGGGCAAGGCGCGAGGGGGCGGAAACGGTCGCCGTCGGCAGAGACTGCCGCCCTGACTCGGAGAAACTTGCCGCCGCCCTCGCGGACGGCATAACAGGCGAGGGAGTGAACGTTGTTGACATCGGCCTTGTGTCAACGCCCATGCTTTATTTCTCCATTTTTGATATGGACCTCGGCGGCGGCGCGGTGGTAACGGCGAGCCACAACCCCCCCGAATACAACGGGCTCAAACTGTGCATGGGCAAAAGCGCCATGTTCGGCGATGACATAAGGGCTCTCGCAACAAGCCCGCCGCCCTCAAGAGTCGGGCGCGGCAAAAAGTCCGAAGCCGACATAACCGGAAGATATGCGGACTTTCTGTGCGAAAACGTCCGGGTGGAGAGGGGAATTGAGTTTGCCTACGACTGCGGGAACGGAACGGGCGGCATTGCCGCTCCGCTTGTGTTTGAAAAACTGGGCTGCAGGGCGGAGGGGCTGTTCACCGAACCGGACGGAACATTTCCCAACCACCACCCCGACCCGTCAGTGGAGGAAAACCTGGCAGACCTCATTGCGGCGGTGCGGGACAAAAACCTTCCTCTGGGAATGGCGTTTGACGGAGACGCAGACCGCCTCGGCGTTGTGGACGGCGGCGGAGACGTTGTGCGGGGCGACATGCTCACGCTCATCTTCGCCCTTGACATAGCCGCGGGCGTGCCGGGCGCGAAGATAATAGGTGATGTCAAATGCTCAAAATTGCTGTTTGAACTGTCGGAAAAATCCGGAGCGGAAGCGATTATGTGGAAAACCGGGCACTCGCTTATGAAAAAGAAACTGACCGATGAGAAGGCCGACCTTGCCGGAGAAATGAGCGGGCACATATTCTTCGGAGACAGGTTTCCCGGATACGATGACGCGCTTTATGCGGGGGTAAGACTTCTGGAAATAGTGTCAAAAACGGGCAAGAGCCCCTCCGGGCTTCTGGCGGATGTTCCGCCCCTTTTCTCCACGCCGGAGATACGGGCGGACTGCCCGGATGATAAAAAGTTCGGGGCGGCGGAAAGGGTGAAAACCCTGATAGCGGAGAGATTCCCCGAAGCGAAAATCGTTGACATAGACGGCGTCCGGGCGGAGTTTCCGGGCGGGTGGGGGCTTGTGCGGGCATCAAACACCCAGCCCGCGCTGGTGCTTCGCTTTGAGGCGGAGAGTGAAAAACGCCTCGGTGAAATAAGGGGCGCGGTTGAGCGGGCGGTCGCCGAAGCGATGGAAGGTTGA